From Ignatzschineria sp. RMDPL8A, a single genomic window includes:
- a CDS encoding isoprenyl transferase, which translates to MMTSSEQHCRHVAIIMDGNGRWAKKNSLARTLGHRAGAKAVKRTVKAAIKYGVEVLTVYAFSTENWRRPKDEVTFLMDLFIKTLNSELSELADAGVKLEFIGDLSKLPNAVREKLLEAKEKTQDNETLTLVVAVNYGGRSEIVEAVKSLSQSVINGDMALDAIDEAAVNDHLALSELPEVDLLIRTSGEQRLSNFLLWQLAYSEFYFTDVHWPDFEETHFKAALDEYYCRERRYGGL; encoded by the coding sequence ATGATGACAAGCTCAGAGCAACACTGTCGCCATGTTGCGATTATTATGGATGGAAATGGGCGCTGGGCTAAGAAAAATAGTCTAGCGCGCACGCTCGGGCATAGAGCCGGGGCGAAGGCGGTTAAACGGACGGTGAAGGCGGCCATTAAATATGGCGTCGAAGTGCTCACCGTCTATGCTTTTTCAACCGAAAATTGGCGTCGCCCGAAAGATGAAGTGACATTTTTGATGGATCTTTTCATCAAAACGCTCAATAGTGAATTGAGTGAGCTTGCCGATGCGGGTGTGAAACTTGAGTTTATTGGCGACTTATCAAAATTACCTAATGCCGTGCGGGAAAAGCTTCTTGAAGCGAAAGAGAAAACGCAGGATAACGAGACTTTAACGCTCGTGGTTGCCGTTAATTATGGCGGGCGAAGCGAGATTGTCGAAGCGGTAAAATCGTTGTCGCAATCGGTGATAAATGGTGATATGGCCCTTGATGCAATTGATGAAGCGGCGGTGAACGATCATCTCGCTCTTTCTGAGCTTCCCGAGGTGGATCTTTTGATTCGCACAAGTGGCGAGCAGCGCCTGAGTAACTTTTTACTCTGGCAACTTGCTTACAGTGAATTTTATTTTACCGATGTGCATTGGCCTGATTTTGAAGAGACACATTTTAAAGCCGCTCTCGATGAATATTATTGCCGCGAACGGCGCTACGGGGGCCTATAA
- the dxr gene encoding 1-deoxy-D-xylulose-5-phosphate reductoisomerase, which produces MKQVSILGATGSIGGSTLKVIRSNPEIFAVHSVVAHKNVDKMFLICQEFTPKYAVMNDEEAADDLRKLVARDGLKTEVLGGEAAIVSLVKEPEIDLVVAAIVGAKGLVSSHAAVLAGKRILLANKESLVVGGTLFMDAVKKHGATLLPIDSEHNALFQCLPKDESGAFHLEGVRQLILTASGGPFRTFSKDDLKKVTLQDALKHPNWDMGPKVTIDSSTLMNKGLEFIEAHFLFDMPAEKIEVLVHPESIIHSLVEYQDGSFLAQLGEADMAIPLSHALGYPERVLSGAKRLDLTEIATLHFEKPDLVRFPALRLAKEALSAGAPHLVALNGANEMIVNAFLNEMIAYHQIPEFLETLLESVESTALGSVDDLLAYDSYIRVKTRELIKESL; this is translated from the coding sequence ATGAAACAGGTTTCGATTTTAGGAGCAACAGGATCCATTGGCGGATCGACGCTCAAAGTGATTCGCAGTAATCCTGAAATATTTGCTGTGCATTCGGTGGTCGCACATAAAAATGTCGATAAGATGTTTTTAATTTGCCAAGAATTTACCCCGAAATATGCGGTGATGAATGATGAAGAAGCGGCGGATGATCTGCGTAAACTCGTTGCACGCGATGGATTAAAGACTGAAGTTTTAGGTGGTGAAGCGGCGATTGTTTCGCTTGTGAAAGAGCCTGAGATTGATCTTGTGGTTGCGGCGATTGTGGGCGCAAAAGGCCTTGTTTCGAGTCATGCGGCCGTTCTTGCCGGTAAGCGTATTTTGCTTGCCAATAAAGAGTCGCTCGTCGTCGGCGGTACGCTCTTTATGGATGCGGTGAAAAAGCATGGGGCAACGCTTCTTCCGATTGATAGTGAGCACAATGCGCTCTTTCAATGTCTGCCAAAAGATGAGTCGGGCGCGTTTCATTTAGAGGGCGTACGTCAGCTGATTTTAACGGCCTCCGGTGGTCCATTTCGCACTTTTTCTAAAGACGATCTTAAAAAAGTTACCCTGCAAGATGCTTTAAAACACCCGAACTGGGATATGGGTCCGAAAGTGACGATCGATTCTTCGACGTTGATGAATAAAGGGCTCGAGTTTATCGAAGCGCATTTTCTTTTTGATATGCCCGCCGAAAAAATTGAGGTGCTTGTGCATCCTGAGAGCATTATTCATTCGCTCGTTGAATACCAAGATGGTAGCTTTTTAGCACAACTTGGTGAAGCGGATATGGCGATTCCCCTCTCTCATGCGCTTGGCTATCCTGAGCGAGTATTATCGGGAGCGAAACGTCTTGATTTAACTGAGATTGCGACACTTCATTTTGAAAAGCCGGATCTTGTTCGTTTCCCAGCATTGAGATTAGCGAAAGAGGCATTAAGTGCCGGCGCGCCCCATTTGGTGGCATTAAATGGCGCGAATGAGATGATCGTTAATGCTTTTTTAAATGAGATGATTGCCTATCATCAAATTCCTGAATTTTTGGAAACGCTTCTTGAGAGTGTCGAATCCACTGCGCTTGGCAGTGTGGACGATCTGTTGGCGTACGATTCCTATATTCGCGTTAAAACGCGCGAGTTAATTAAAGAGAGTCTCTAA
- a CDS encoding insulinase family protein — protein sequence MTQSFSLIKENYIPSLNITLQEFVHEKTKAKHIHLACDDTNNVFLVGFLTVPEDSTGVAHILEHTALCGSEKYPVRDPFFMMIRRSLNTFMNAFTASDWTAYPFASQNKKDFYNLLNIYLDAAFFPKLDYLDFRQEGHRLEFEEMTNPESPLTYKGVVFNEMKGAMSSIGSVLYHEITKHLFPTITYHNNSGGEPSDIPNLTHEALVAFHKKHYHPSNSVFITYGNMDPADHQAVFEERALNRFDHQDFDFSVPDEKRFTAPIRYEGVYPLPKEEPLENQSHVINAWLLNPITDAKELMRARILEGVLLDNSSSPLQKVLETTDLGAAPSMFCGLEDGTREAFFACGLEGASSDKVDAIDALITKTLEDVKANGVPQEDIEAVLHQLELSSREITGDRYPYGLRLIVDCLTPVLHGGEALDVLSFDDTLKQMREEIQDPQFIPNLIDRLLLSNPHKLTLTLNPSHTLADELVEKENARLRELETSLTTDEKQKIIDDAVALQERQARVDDASILPMVEREDIPKTLEFPEVSYEGNKVYAKPTTNGMTYQSLVVELPALTEEEMTLLPYLDALITEVGCGENDYLTQQAKAARVTGGIGARTMYQPRKNSDSVKGLWVISGKALLDNHKALAEILKETFFTARFDETKRIQEILAQIKLSREQAIVGNGHAYAMAVASQNIAPINQLSQRLSGMQSIKDFRALEASVKDEAACLAFGEKLAALLVKLQQSPFEVVTLNDSDNVKSIADQFGETLAHEIVAEFTPFEIPFEFSGEKVKLGWAINAPVHYCAKSYKTVTQDHKDAPVFNVLAAFLRNGYLHRAIREQGGAYGGGASYNSNSGAFNFFSYRDPRLEETLKDFDASIDWLLETEHEALALEEAILGVISAIDKPKTPASEYGDVYFMKHFDRTPDEVLSYRANVLNVTIDDLKRVAREYFSDRDTHTAVLGPIASLEKTGLEIKQL from the coding sequence ATGACTCAATCATTTTCACTTATTAAAGAAAACTATATTCCGTCACTTAATATTACACTTCAAGAGTTTGTGCATGAAAAAACGAAAGCAAAGCACATCCATCTTGCCTGTGACGATACCAATAATGTCTTTTTAGTGGGATTCTTAACGGTGCCTGAAGATTCGACGGGCGTCGCTCATATTTTGGAGCATACAGCGCTTTGTGGGTCTGAAAAATACCCCGTGCGCGATCCTTTCTTTATGATGATAAGACGCTCTCTTAACACCTTTATGAACGCTTTCACTGCATCGGATTGGACGGCGTATCCCTTTGCAAGTCAAAACAAAAAAGACTTCTACAATTTGCTCAATATCTATCTAGATGCGGCCTTTTTCCCTAAATTAGATTATCTTGATTTTCGTCAAGAAGGGCATCGTTTAGAATTTGAAGAGATGACCAATCCTGAAAGTCCACTGACCTATAAAGGCGTGGTCTTTAATGAGATGAAAGGGGCGATGAGCTCGATTGGATCAGTGCTTTACCACGAAATTACCAAGCATCTCTTCCCAACGATTACCTATCACAACAATTCAGGCGGTGAGCCGAGCGATATTCCGAACCTCACCCATGAGGCGTTAGTGGCGTTCCACAAGAAACATTACCATCCATCCAATAGTGTTTTCATCACTTACGGAAATATGGATCCGGCCGACCACCAAGCGGTGTTTGAGGAGCGAGCCTTAAATCGTTTTGATCATCAAGACTTTGATTTTAGTGTGCCAGATGAGAAGCGTTTCACAGCGCCGATTCGTTATGAAGGGGTCTATCCGCTTCCAAAAGAAGAGCCTTTAGAGAATCAATCGCACGTGATTAATGCGTGGTTATTAAACCCGATTACTGATGCAAAAGAGCTAATGCGCGCGCGTATTTTAGAGGGGGTTTTACTCGATAACTCAAGCTCGCCACTGCAGAAAGTCCTTGAGACGACTGACTTAGGCGCAGCTCCCTCAATGTTTTGTGGGCTTGAAGATGGAACCCGTGAAGCCTTTTTTGCCTGCGGTTTAGAAGGCGCTTCGAGCGATAAGGTTGACGCAATTGATGCGCTCATCACAAAAACTCTTGAAGATGTGAAAGCAAATGGCGTGCCACAAGAAGATATTGAAGCGGTACTTCATCAGCTTGAATTGAGTTCGCGTGAAATTACGGGTGACCGATATCCCTATGGACTTCGCCTCATTGTCGATTGCTTAACGCCGGTATTGCATGGCGGGGAAGCCCTCGATGTGTTGTCGTTTGATGATACGTTAAAACAGATGCGCGAAGAGATCCAAGATCCGCAATTTATTCCAAATTTAATCGATCGTCTGCTGTTAAGTAATCCGCATAAACTGACCTTAACGTTAAACCCAAGTCATACCTTAGCCGATGAGCTCGTTGAGAAGGAAAATGCCCGTCTGCGTGAGCTTGAAACCAGTTTAACCACCGATGAAAAACAAAAAATTATTGACGATGCAGTAGCCCTTCAAGAGCGTCAAGCGCGCGTTGATGATGCCTCGATTTTACCGATGGTAGAACGTGAAGATATTCCGAAAACGCTCGAATTCCCAGAGGTCTCTTATGAGGGCAATAAGGTCTATGCAAAACCGACCACAAACGGAATGACCTATCAAAGTTTAGTGGTGGAGCTTCCAGCGCTAACCGAAGAGGAGATGACGTTACTCCCTTATCTTGATGCGCTCATTACCGAAGTCGGTTGCGGTGAGAATGATTACTTAACCCAACAAGCGAAAGCGGCGCGTGTCACCGGTGGAATCGGGGCGCGGACCATGTATCAACCTCGCAAAAATTCCGATAGTGTGAAAGGCCTTTGGGTGATCTCAGGAAAAGCGCTTCTCGATAATCACAAAGCACTTGCCGAGATTCTAAAAGAGACCTTTTTCACCGCGCGTTTTGATGAAACGAAACGCATCCAAGAGATTCTCGCGCAGATTAAACTCTCTCGCGAACAAGCGATTGTTGGAAATGGCCATGCCTATGCGATGGCGGTTGCAAGCCAAAATATTGCGCCGATCAATCAATTAAGCCAGCGCTTATCGGGTATGCAATCGATTAAAGATTTCCGCGCTTTAGAAGCGAGCGTGAAAGATGAGGCGGCGTGCCTTGCCTTTGGTGAGAAGTTGGCAGCGCTTTTAGTTAAGTTGCAACAATCTCCCTTTGAAGTGGTGACGCTCAATGATTCCGATAATGTTAAATCGATCGCGGATCAATTTGGTGAAACGCTTGCGCATGAGATTGTCGCTGAGTTTACCCCTTTCGAGATCCCGTTTGAATTTAGCGGTGAGAAAGTGAAACTCGGTTGGGCGATCAATGCGCCGGTGCATTACTGCGCGAAAAGCTATAAAACCGTTACCCAAGACCATAAAGATGCGCCGGTATTTAATGTGCTCGCGGCCTTTTTACGCAATGGATATCTCCATCGTGCGATTCGTGAGCAGGGCGGTGCGTATGGGGGCGGTGCGAGTTATAACTCAAATTCAGGTGCGTTTAATTTCTTCAGCTATCGCGATCCTCGTTTAGAAGAGACCTTAAAGGATTTTGATGCATCGATCGATTGGCTTTTAGAGACAGAGCATGAGGCGCTTGCGCTCGAAGAGGCGATTCTAGGAGTGATCAGTGCGATCGATAAGCCTAAAACACCGGCATCTGAATATGGCGATGTCTATTTCATGAAGCATTTTGATCGTACGCCGGATGAAGTACTTAGCTATCGTGCCAATGTGCTCAATGTCACCATTGATGATTTAAAACGCGTTGCGCGCGAATACTTTAGTGATCGTGATACCCATACGGCGGTACTCGGCCCGATCGCAAGCCTTGAAAAGACCGGATTAGAGATTAAACAGCTCTAG
- a CDS encoding RNA methyltransferase — protein MKNPSPLDAVRIVMMNTSHSGNIGSAARAMRVMGIYNLTLVNPKKFPSPEATALASGALDVLDNAVVVDTIEEAIADCDYVFGTSARARHISAPPIPLDEGAIRAKERLAQNPESKIAIVFGTERTGLTNEELDHCHDLIFIPTENNYNSLNVAAAIQLICYEFRQKLSITEAAPRPVKPDKKQELATTETLEGFYEHLEETLVKIEFLDPEHSTHLMRKLRLLYNRTHLTVEEINILRGILTETQRKLSS, from the coding sequence ATGAAAAATCCCTCCCCTTTAGATGCGGTTCGAATCGTCATGATGAACACCTCCCACTCAGGCAATATCGGATCAGCAGCGCGCGCGATGCGTGTGATGGGTATCTACAATTTAACCCTCGTGAATCCCAAAAAATTCCCCAGTCCAGAGGCTACCGCCCTTGCAAGTGGCGCTCTTGATGTTTTAGACAATGCCGTTGTCGTTGACACCATTGAAGAGGCGATCGCCGATTGCGATTATGTCTTTGGCACCTCCGCAAGAGCCCGCCATATTAGCGCCCCCCCGATTCCTCTTGATGAAGGCGCGATACGTGCAAAAGAGCGTTTAGCGCAAAACCCTGAGAGCAAAATTGCGATCGTCTTTGGGACGGAGCGCACAGGGCTTACCAACGAAGAGCTCGATCATTGCCACGATCTTATCTTTATCCCTACCGAAAATAATTACAATTCCCTCAACGTAGCCGCCGCCATTCAGTTGATATGTTATGAATTCCGCCAAAAACTGTCGATAACGGAAGCCGCGCCTCGCCCGGTAAAACCCGATAAAAAGCAAGAACTTGCCACCACTGAAACTTTGGAGGGATTTTACGAGCATCTTGAAGAGACTTTGGTTAAAATCGAGTTCTTAGATCCTGAGCATTCCACTCACTTGATGCGTAAACTGCGCCTTCTTTATAATCGCACGCATTTGACCGTGGAAGAGATCAACATTCTGCGCGGGATTTTAACGGAAACACAAAGGAAACTCTCATCATGA
- the cysE gene encoding serine O-acetyltransferase translates to MIKTIREDIANIKRLDPAARTSFEIIMAYPGLWAIWIHRINHWLWKKKIKTIARWLSTVNRFLTGIEIHPGAQIGRRFFIDHGMGVVIGETAEVGDDCTLYHGVTLGGTSLEKGKRHPTLGNHVVVGAGAKVLGPIKIADGASIGANSVVVKPVPENSTAVGIPARISKPDKPNLKKEIAAKLFNAYGMSHDIEDPEANAINFLLNHIEKLDVALCQMKGELKRQGIELNLEWPTIQECTFDEDGLHIHDDADGDYSNDQSDQTQEPKRPCEKEQND, encoded by the coding sequence ATGATTAAAACGATTCGCGAAGATATTGCCAACATTAAACGGCTCGATCCTGCGGCACGCACCTCATTTGAGATTATTATGGCCTACCCCGGATTATGGGCGATCTGGATTCATCGCATTAACCATTGGCTTTGGAAAAAGAAGATTAAAACCATTGCACGCTGGCTCTCGACAGTGAACCGCTTTCTGACCGGCATTGAAATTCACCCCGGTGCGCAGATTGGTCGCCGCTTTTTTATCGATCACGGCATGGGCGTTGTGATTGGTGAAACGGCGGAAGTGGGCGATGATTGTACGCTTTACCATGGCGTCACTTTGGGCGGTACTAGCTTAGAGAAAGGCAAACGCCACCCCACCCTTGGCAATCATGTAGTCGTCGGCGCAGGCGCAAAAGTGCTTGGCCCCATCAAAATCGCAGATGGCGCAAGCATCGGTGCAAACTCAGTTGTGGTTAAACCGGTTCCGGAAAACTCAACTGCCGTCGGCATTCCTGCGCGCATCTCAAAACCGGATAAACCCAATCTTAAAAAAGAGATCGCTGCAAAACTCTTTAATGCCTACGGTATGAGCCACGACATTGAAGACCCCGAAGCGAACGCCATCAATTTTCTCCTCAATCATATTGAAAAGCTCGATGTTGCGCTTTGCCAAATGAAAGGGGAACTGAAACGCCAGGGCATCGAACTCAATCTTGAGTGGCCGACAATTCAAGAATGCACCTTCGATGAAGATGGTCTACACATTCATGATGACGCCGATGGTGACTATTCAAATGACCAATCGGACCAAACACAGGAACCTAAACGTCCCTGCGAAAAAGAGCAAAACGATTAA
- a CDS encoding phosphatidate cytidylyltransferase, which translates to MKERIITGAILVALTLLAILYLPLTSFSGVLIIVGLIGISEWRNMLGLTGTQGSLYLAVSSLVLIGVMSLFFFDLYDLRVALQPLAFIWLLMPFLMVLHSRRPIGFLTSKVFLIPFSVISLLGFVLSLTYLKESGAGHLIAVIFLVAIADSGAYFVGRKLGRTKLAPSISPGKTVEGALGGMVLALIYATIVLMSASYGGMDLANGLLLTVIVVAVSISGDLFESVVKRHRGIKDSGKLLPGHGGVLDRIDALTAAAPVVVSGMLLMGL; encoded by the coding sequence ATGAAAGAACGAATTATTACCGGTGCCATCTTAGTGGCGCTGACATTATTAGCCATTTTGTATCTCCCCTTAACCTCCTTTAGCGGCGTGTTGATCATTGTGGGATTAATCGGCATTAGCGAATGGCGCAATATGCTCGGACTCACCGGCACACAAGGCTCGCTCTATTTAGCGGTAAGCTCACTTGTCTTAATTGGCGTGATGTCGCTCTTTTTCTTTGATCTATACGATCTCCGGGTAGCACTTCAGCCGCTAGCATTTATCTGGCTACTGATGCCATTTTTAATGGTGCTTCATTCGCGCCGCCCGATCGGGTTTTTAACCTCGAAGGTATTTCTCATACCCTTTAGCGTGATTTCGCTTCTTGGATTTGTGCTCTCGCTCACCTACCTGAAAGAGTCCGGTGCGGGGCATCTTATTGCAGTGATTTTCCTTGTGGCGATTGCCGATAGTGGCGCCTATTTTGTCGGGCGTAAATTGGGCCGTACAAAACTTGCCCCCTCGATTAGTCCGGGTAAAACCGTTGAAGGGGCGCTTGGCGGCATGGTGCTGGCACTTATTTATGCGACGATCGTATTGATGAGCGCGTCATACGGCGGCATGGATTTAGCGAACGGCTTACTCCTTACCGTCATTGTGGTGGCGGTATCGATCTCAGGGGATCTCTTTGAGAGCGTTGTAAAGCGTCATCGCGGGATTAAAGATAGCGGTAAACTCCTTCCTGGGCATGGTGGAGTCCTCGATCGAATCGATGCATTAACCGCAGCGGCGCCCGTTGTCGTCAGTGGTATGCTCTTAATGGGACTTTAA
- the pyrH gene encoding UMP kinase, producing MSNNPQYKRILLKLSGEALMGDGDYGIDPATIGRIADEIKALNRIGVEVGVVIGGGNIFRGAGLASKGMDRVTGDHMGMLATVMNSLALQDALEQRDVYVRVMSAIRINEVCEDYLRRRAIRHLEKKRVTIFAAGTGNPFFTTDSAAALRAIEINADVMLKATKVDGVYTADPFKDPTATRYDHVSYTRALTENLGVMDATALVMCRENDLPIKVFNIFNEGDLLRVVNGEPVGTLVSESADA from the coding sequence ATGAGCAATAATCCACAATATAAACGCATATTATTAAAGCTAAGCGGTGAGGCTTTAATGGGCGACGGCGACTACGGAATCGATCCGGCAACGATTGGCCGTATCGCAGATGAGATCAAAGCACTCAACCGCATTGGGGTTGAGGTAGGCGTTGTGATCGGTGGTGGAAATATTTTCCGTGGAGCAGGGCTTGCATCGAAAGGTATGGACCGGGTAACGGGCGACCATATGGGTATGCTCGCAACGGTGATGAACTCACTGGCCCTTCAAGATGCGCTCGAACAGCGTGATGTCTATGTGCGCGTGATGAGTGCGATTCGTATCAATGAAGTGTGTGAAGATTATCTTCGTCGCCGTGCGATTCGTCACCTTGAGAAAAAACGTGTGACCATTTTCGCAGCCGGAACCGGTAATCCATTCTTCACCACGGACTCAGCGGCGGCCCTTCGCGCCATTGAAATTAATGCCGATGTGATGTTAAAAGCGACAAAAGTGGATGGTGTTTATACGGCCGATCCGTTTAAAGATCCCACCGCAACCCGTTACGATCATGTGAGTTATACGCGCGCATTAACGGAAAATTTAGGCGTGATGGATGCAACTGCGCTTGTGATGTGCCGTGAGAACGATCTTCCGATTAAAGTATTTAATATCTTTAATGAAGGGGATCTGCTTCGCGTGGTTAATGGTGAGCCCGTTGGGACACTTGTATCGGAATCAGCTGACGCATAA
- a CDS encoding accessory factor UbiK family protein — MPKNFLHEFAKSVTDNLPDGVKNARAEIDYRVKEGIEKALANFKWVKLEDFELQQKILMKTREKLEALEKRVAVLEARLPETVSDEKSENETEE; from the coding sequence ATGCCTAAAAATTTTCTACACGAGTTCGCAAAAAGCGTAACCGACAATCTCCCTGACGGCGTTAAAAATGCTCGTGCTGAGATCGATTACCGCGTCAAAGAGGGCATTGAAAAAGCACTCGCTAATTTTAAATGGGTCAAACTTGAAGATTTCGAACTGCAGCAAAAAATCTTGATGAAAACCCGCGAAAAACTTGAAGCGCTTGAAAAGCGTGTTGCGGTACTTGAAGCCCGCCTTCCTGAGACTGTAAGTGACGAGAAAAGCGAGAACGAAACGGAAGAATAA
- the frr gene encoding ribosome recycling factor, with protein MVNDIIKDAKDRMGKSVESLQLALGKIRTGRAHTSLLDHIEVEYYGSMTPLSQVANVTIQDSRTLGVSPWEKTMVGPIEKAIMESDLGLNPATTGTLIRIPLPPLTEERRRDLVRVVGSEVENAKIAVRNVRRDAINTCKDLEKEGDISEDVLRRSEDEIQKITDKTIAEIDQVAANKEEELMEI; from the coding sequence ATGGTTAACGATATTATTAAAGATGCTAAAGATCGCATGGGTAAATCAGTTGAGAGCCTTCAACTTGCACTTGGAAAAATCCGTACAGGACGTGCGCATACAAGCCTTTTAGATCACATTGAAGTCGAATATTACGGCTCAATGACTCCTCTTTCACAAGTTGCCAACGTCACCATTCAAGACTCGCGCACTTTAGGGGTATCACCTTGGGAAAAAACCATGGTTGGGCCAATTGAAAAAGCGATCATGGAGAGTGATTTAGGTTTAAATCCTGCGACAACCGGTACCTTAATTCGTATTCCTCTTCCGCCATTAACTGAAGAGCGTCGCCGTGATTTAGTGCGCGTGGTTGGTAGTGAAGTTGAAAATGCGAAAATTGCGGTACGTAATGTACGCCGTGATGCGATTAACACCTGTAAAGATCTTGAAAAAGAGGGTGATATCTCAGAAGACGTATTACGCCGCTCTGAAGATGAAATTCAAAAAATCACCGACAAAACCATTGCAGAGATCGATCAAGTTGCTGCAAATAAAGAAGAAGAGTTGATGGAAATCTAA
- a CDS encoding DUF805 domain-containing protein, with the protein MKYRVVFLGDLTEDKPRHEIIKDLSSLLDLSTKEVIDQFIRGEKKTLISGISKIDASEYCDAIRRAGANCLVDLDIDYEVNYESKSSNLNVVEKSKNSTPITDATKSANTLQKIKDSAKKTGSDGKIISDSKVSTTLPTKSTDKPSTQLDNETQRMDRDPSHSKASMKPTQSSPKAEIPSLEDLEKLLDASIEKDHSHQKPPVETKSPSVSRAAVDHSADRNAHATTPVPSAQEVLASFKENGSESSRKKNGDTQIPGIDDDFLSMDLETLKATVAKEKEAKEAEKAPEEVEKETPSKKQVGATVLKTSNIDLSDLELLAMPESNESEPTKEKVSLHSPKMAAAFSGVSDLELVSYPSEEAQRPKTRTRKADNVIYKDETRSGFPGFYAFFNSSKRASRLSFFIRMMCVLVMVFFTDRVLNVVLNSAGKSIGLPTGLTIIVSALVLFFLSSAFVTFVIQRLRDLNRSPSLAFLLIIPLLVFGAAEFSHRYDDLRQKNLNYIEKAAYSIQLMHPKFAQQTRYTLNSLNQKMAEAPNFQTFYKNYRIVFYLSYLTNILLLGALLALPGTPVENPSGTPPRDSDKDLVYGGGFILVVMLLSLLTPSIIRDYDLKSKEFDLDLFQSISLIKKLDPAERDHALKAITE; encoded by the coding sequence ATGAAATATAGGGTTGTTTTTTTAGGCGATCTAACCGAAGACAAGCCACGACACGAAATCATCAAAGACCTCAGCTCACTGCTTGATTTGAGCACAAAAGAGGTGATCGATCAATTTATCCGTGGCGAAAAAAAAACGCTAATATCGGGCATAAGCAAAATTGATGCCAGCGAGTATTGTGATGCAATTCGTCGCGCTGGTGCAAACTGCTTAGTCGATCTTGATATTGATTACGAAGTCAACTATGAATCAAAATCATCTAACTTAAATGTCGTTGAAAAATCAAAAAATTCCACTCCCATCACTGATGCCACTAAATCGGCCAATACGTTACAAAAAATCAAAGACTCTGCAAAAAAAACAGGCAGTGATGGTAAAATCATCTCGGATTCCAAAGTGTCTACTACACTTCCGACGAAATCAACCGACAAACCCTCAACACAATTAGATAACGAGACCCAACGCATGGACCGCGACCCGAGTCATTCTAAGGCTTCTATGAAGCCAACCCAATCGTCACCAAAGGCGGAGATTCCTTCCCTTGAAGATCTTGAAAAACTGCTTGATGCATCGATCGAAAAAGATCACTCCCATCAAAAGCCTCCTGTAGAAACTAAAAGCCCTTCCGTGTCTCGCGCAGCCGTTGATCACAGTGCTGATCGAAATGCTCACGCCACAACGCCTGTCCCAAGCGCTCAAGAAGTGCTTGCTTCATTTAAAGAAAATGGCAGTGAAAGTAGTCGTAAAAAAAACGGCGACACTCAAATACCCGGCATCGATGACGATTTCCTCTCTATGGATTTAGAGACCCTAAAAGCCACGGTAGCCAAAGAAAAAGAAGCCAAAGAGGCGGAAAAAGCACCTGAAGAGGTAGAAAAAGAAACCCCCTCCAAAAAACAGGTGGGTGCCACCGTCTTGAAAACTTCTAACATTGATCTTTCTGATCTAGAACTCTTAGCGATGCCTGAAAGTAACGAATCAGAACCTACGAAAGAGAAGGTATCACTCCATTCACCAAAGATGGCAGCCGCATTCTCAGGTGTCTCTGATTTAGAATTAGTCAGTTACCCCTCCGAAGAGGCGCAGCGCCCGAAAACGCGCACCCGAAAAGCCGATAACGTTATCTATAAAGATGAAACCCGCTCTGGCTTTCCAGGATTTTACGCGTTTTTTAACTCATCAAAACGTGCCTCACGCCTCTCATTTTTTATCCGCATGATGTGCGTGCTGGTGATGGTCTTTTTTACCGACCGCGTCTTAAATGTTGTACTCAATAGTGCCGGGAAAAGCATTGGTCTTCCTACAGGATTAACCATTATTGTGTCCGCGCTCGTCCTCTTTTTCCTCTCAAGCGCCTTTGTTACCTTTGTAATCCAGCGCCTACGCGACCTTAACCGCTCACCATCACTTGCATTTTTACTGATAATTCCCCTATTAGTCTTTGGGGCGGCGGAATTTTCCCATCGTTATGATGATCTGCGCCAGAAAAACTTAAACTATATCGAAAAAGCAGCATACAGCATTCAGTTGATGCATCCAAAATTTGCACAACAAACCCGGTATACCCTCAATTCTCTCAATCAAAAAATGGCGGAAGCCCCCAATTTCCAAACCTTTTATAAAAATTATCGCATCGTCTTTTATTTAAGTTATTTAACCAATATTTTACTGCTTGGAGCGCTCCTTGCTCTTCCAGGAACGCCAGTGGAAAACCCATCAGGCACCCCGCCGAGGGATTCCGATAAGGACCTTGTCTATGGCGGTGGTTTTATCTTAGTAGTAATGCTTTTATCGCTCTTAACTCCGTCGATCATTCGCGATTACGATCTGAAATCGAAAGAATTTGATCTTGACCTTTTCCAGAGCATTTCACTCATTAAAAAGCTCGATCCTGCGGAGCGCGATCACGCCTTAAAAGCGATTACTGAGTAA